ATACACAAGCTGCCACGCATCACCGACACGGAACCGTTGCGCAGTCGCGGGCAAGCCCATTACGCCACTGACGCAAACTGTGATGAGACCCAACTGTATTATTTTCCAGAACCTTTTCATCCGCTGCTCATCTCCCAAAAATGACAATAGGGATATGGACCAGCCACACCCCTAAAGCAATTCAACTCAATCGAACTAGCGCGAACTTACTCGCCAATAATTTCTGGCTGCGTCAGTTCATCCGACATTTCAATAATCGCCCGCATTACCGGCTTCATCATCGGATCATCACCCGAGTCAAAATCTTCAAACCGGCGGCGTTTCGCCCGGTTCGCTACCTGCACCGTAATGCGATAACGATTTGATGCTGCACTAATTAGATCATCCGCCCGACGCATCAACTGAGTCGTTTCCATGGTCGGACGCTTATGCAGAGAGCCAGATCTTGCCATAAATTTAAAGTATGTACGAGTTTAGAGTGCAAGCCATTCAGGGCACGATCGCAACTGACGGATTTCCGTAACCAGCGATCAAAACGGCCAAAAATTTGGCACAATGTAAAGAATTGATAACTTTACAAATTGTCAGCGTGAGCCTTTCGGATTGCTCACTCATCTATTAATAGCGCGTTTCGGCGACATCGGCACGGAATCATTCATTGACTGAAGTTTGGTGCTCACCTCGCAAAAACCCGAACAATCGGCTCACTACGATTCCAAGCCAGCAATTCCAAATCACTTTCATCCCCCCGATTAAAATGCCAACTTTACAAGCCCCTACAGCAATCAATGGATCCACAAAACTCAAGCAGCCATCCTCACGTTGGGTGGTGATGGGTGACAGTCTGGTCTATGGCTTTGGTGATCCGATCGGGGGTGGTTGGGTCGAACGGTTACGGCGCCAGTGGTTGACCCCTGGCCAGGATCATTTTGTTCTATATAACTTGGGCGTCCGCGGCGATGGGGTCCGTCAAGTCGAACTGCGACTCGAAGACGAATTCCGCACCCGCGGCGAAATCCGTAATCGTGTACCGGACCTGCTACTCCTCTCCTGTGGGGTCAATGACTCACCCCGCCTCGGTCGACCCGATGGTCGAAATTTTCTGGCGATCGACGCTTTCAAAATTGAATTAGAAAATTTGTTGGACCAAGCCAAAAAACTCTGCCCAGTGCTCTTCATTGGGACAGTGCCAGTCAATGAAGCCAAGATGCCCTTCTTAGACTGCCTCTACTACAATCACATCGACCAGCATCGCTACAAAGAGATCACCCGCATTGCCTGCAATGAACGGGGGATTCCCTACCTCGACTTATTTGATCTGTGGATGGGACGCGGTGATAGTTGGTGGCAACCACTGCTCAGCGAAGACGGTCTACATCCGAATTCGACTGGCTATGAAGCCATTTTGGCCGATGTCCAGAACTGGTCGGAAATTCAACAGCGGCTTTGCTGTCCCACCGGCATTCGCTAAAACACCCCCAAAGACACACATCAGTCGCTGCAACGTGTTAAGCCTAGAATGGCACTCACAGCGCATTAGGAACGCAAACGCAAAGGATTTAGTAATGACGATTTTGGTGGTAGGTACAGGCAATCCTGGCAAACTCAAGGAAATGCAGGAATACCTGATTCATACCGATTGGCAACTTCAGCTCAAGCCAAAAGAAATTGATGTTGAAGAAACTGGTACAACTTTTTTAGAAAATGCCTGCCTTAAAGCCTCACAAACCGCGATCGCGACCGGTCAATGGTCGATCGCCGATGATTCCGGCCTATCCATCGATGCCCTCGATGGCGCACCTGGCATTTATTCCGCCCGCTATGCGGACACCGATGCCAAACGGATTGAGCGAGTACTGCAAGAATTAGCCGACAAACCCAATCGCGGCGCCCAATTTGTCTGCGCGATCGCCGTCGCCCGGCCCGATGGCAAAATCATGATTCAGGAAGAAGGCATCTGCCGAGGCGAAATCCTCAAATCACTCCAAGGCCAGGGCGGGTTTGGCTATGATCCAATCTTCTACGTTCCTCCCGAGCAACAAACCTTCGCGGCGATGTCAGCGGCAACAAAACATCGGATCAGCCACCGTGGTTGCGCCTTTGCGCTAGTCCTACCGCAGCTTCAAAATCTCCACAAACAGATTGGGATTGCCTAGACGAAGTTAAATCTAGAGGAAGTTAAAGACCGTTCAAGCGAGACACTTGAAAAAATATGCGCCAAAACTATGGCGCATATTTTTTAGGATCCACAAACTATCTCAGCGCACGGCGTCTATGCCTGATTGCCGCAATATTCAACCAACCAGTCCCATTACTTCAGCAACACACTGACCAACCACAGAATCACGAAGATCACCCAAGTCGAAACAACTTGCGGCCCTGGCAGCCCTGGGAAAGCAGAAATCAAAGCGCTCGCCACCGCCAACCCGATCGTATAACCGAGGATCAAACCACCGAAGCTGAAAAGAATTGCCCGCAGAATACGATTTTCTTTTCGATAAACGAAAAATAACGCAGCGCCAGTCCCCAAGCCCAACCAGGTCTGCAAACCCTGGGGATTTTTGCCAAACCCAATCGTTAAACCAATTAGCGCAACGTATGCCACAGTCGGCGCTAACCAGTCCCACAGCTCCGGGGTTGCCGAGAAGTCATTATCCCAATTTGGTAGCGTAAATGCCGGTTTCGCTGGTGCCGGTGGTGCAACCGGTTTATCCTCAGCAAATCGCACACCATCGGGCACTTCAATCTTGCCCTCTTGACGCAACCGTAGTCGCTCCATTAGCAACGCATCATAGGCTTTCTCAATTTCCTGCAGACGCTGATTATTCTCAGCATGCTCTTTCGCCAGCTTTGCTCGAGCTGACTGAATTTCTTCGAAGCTGGCGCTTTCTCCAACGCCCAACGTTTCATA
Above is a window of Romeriopsis navalis LEGE 11480 DNA encoding:
- a CDS encoding DNA-directed RNA polymerase subunit omega; translated protein: MARSGSLHKRPTMETTQLMRRADDLISAASNRYRITVQVANRAKRRRFEDFDSGDDPMMKPVMRAIIEMSDELTQPEIIGE
- a CDS encoding CPP1-like family protein, producing the protein MSSQSDYETLGVGESASFEEIQSARAKLAKEHAENNQRLQEIEKAYDALLMERLRLRQEGKIEVPDGVRFAEDKPVAPPAPAKPAFTLPNWDNDFSATPELWDWLAPTVAYVALIGLTIGFGKNPQGLQTWLGLGTGAALFFVYRKENRILRAILFSFGGLILGYTIGLAVASALISAFPGLPGPQVVSTWVIFVILWLVSVLLK
- the rdgB gene encoding RdgB/HAM1 family non-canonical purine NTP pyrophosphatase: MTILVVGTGNPGKLKEMQEYLIHTDWQLQLKPKEIDVEETGTTFLENACLKASQTAIATGQWSIADDSGLSIDALDGAPGIYSARYADTDAKRIERVLQELADKPNRGAQFVCAIAVARPDGKIMIQEEGICRGEILKSLQGQGGFGYDPIFYVPPEQQTFAAMSAATKHRISHRGCAFALVLPQLQNLHKQIGIA
- a CDS encoding GDSL-type esterase/lipase family protein, giving the protein MPTLQAPTAINGSTKLKQPSSRWVVMGDSLVYGFGDPIGGGWVERLRRQWLTPGQDHFVLYNLGVRGDGVRQVELRLEDEFRTRGEIRNRVPDLLLLSCGVNDSPRLGRPDGRNFLAIDAFKIELENLLDQAKKLCPVLFIGTVPVNEAKMPFLDCLYYNHIDQHRYKEITRIACNERGIPYLDLFDLWMGRGDSWWQPLLSEDGLHPNSTGYEAILADVQNWSEIQQRLCCPTGIR